The genomic region GTACGGGCAAAAAGTAGAAAGCAACTGCAGATATAGCACTGAGCTCCACCATTGATTTGTTTataatttctttctcaatttttctttaatttttgaattccgTGGTAAGAGGGGAACTTAAGATCTAGAGAAGAAGATTGAGATTCCACCGAATCATATCGACAATTCCAATTATAACATATTTCATCAAAGAGATTATTTTAGTAACTAAAATTGTACGccattaattaattagtttattctttaaaacttgaaaattttattatttatttaatttctgaaattatatAATATGCTTCAATATTAGCGCTCTCCTTTTTTGCGGTATCATTCATAATTTCACAAAGAGGaagaatggaaaaataataatgtgtgtgaataataaattaaaagaaaagataattaaaaattaaaaattagttttttaattagttatttaagtttaaaatttaaaattttaaaaattaaatttaacaatTACGGATATTCACACTATCTACTGTTATATTCAATTTTATCATAAACTTTCAATTTTTGTTTCACTCCCACAATTCGTTACTGTCCTCTAGGCCCCGGAGACCGTGTCGATGCCGTCGCACCCACATACCATACCACCGCTGCCCATCCGTAGTCCTTGAAGTCGCAACGTAAATAGCAACCCAAAACTTGCCGCTGCCAGCCAGGCCCTAAAGATCGTGCAGACGCCGTCGGACCCAGACGCCAGACCATCGCTGTCCCTCTGCAGTCTTTGCATTAGTCGCAACGTGAACAGCAATTCGTATATTTTTCATAATCGTGGATGGAGTCCTTTATGGGTGATGTAATTTTTCATCTCCATCCTCATTAAGCAATgatatttttactcttttagatGGTAACCTTATCAATTTATGCATTGGAGAAGGTCAACAATTCAACATGAAAAGCAGTGGAAGTTTTATTTTTTGGTAGCGGATGGTTAATTTTATATGTGTAtggttatttttttagttttggtGTGTGTGTTTTAGTGAAGCTACTTTAATGATAGGATAGTCATTTTAGTAGGTAtttagatgattattttaatttttatgtggatgattattttaattggattgggtttaattatatataattaaattatattggatgttcaattcattagataTGTGGATGATTGTTTTTATCCTTACGTGGATGGTTATTTTCACTAGGAGTGAGAGACGTCGGTAGCGGCGTATGGCAAGCCAAACAGCGACGGTGAAAtaggatgattattgatgaaggtggaGGTGACAGTcggttgaaaaaaaaaagagaatattagAGTAAAATATTTTGGTAAATTAAGATTTGGGatgattatttttttgaaataattgagtaaattttttttatttaagtaatttgttgagtattttttattttttatatgtattgAACTAAATTTGCAGCCTATTATTCACGTTATTTAAATTCTTCGTTGTCTCTagccaaattcaaaataaattaaataaagcaCAATATAATAGTATAACAAGATCTTCAGTGTATAATTTTGGAATGGTTgaaaaattgaaataacaaaACCAAATTATAGTTATTTGTTGGGTCATTTTTCACTAGAGAATAAGAAATTTATTACATAACAAAAAttgaatctttaaaatttttttatcatacaaattttaatattatattataatttatttattttaaaatttaaataaaaatatataaacaatTATATATCTAAAAAACAGAATAACATTAGATATATTATTACTTAAATTAAGGATAAGATAGCTTATATCCATGTATGAAAAAGGGGATGGATAAAAAAGCTATGAAATAATTAAGGTGTTTGCTATGGTAtgatgataaattcatacgtaccgatacAATAAAAATGTGGACAAATTAAAACAAAACATGTGGATTATATTTTCCAcgtcaataattaatttttcctttttaaatataaattatatcaaTACTTTTACTAAATTACCCTTatactttaataaaaataaaaaataaattttacttaattttaatgAAAAGACTTAAAtatccttttcttttctattggACACCttttaatttaatcaaaattcaattaactttaatttataattttatatctgaatcaatttaaaaatcaaaaccaaaatacATTTCATTATTCATATACATTACAAAATTACTTTGTTTTTAATGAACCCTAATCTAATTTCTCCTTCCCTATTCATgcccaaaaaaaaaatctaaagagTAACCTCACCCCTAATTCCCTATCGGACAGCCGCATTCTATCATCATCCTCTCCCTTTCTCGTAGCCGCGCCTCCTCTCCATCGGTCTTCACGCATAGCAGCACGCATCAGCAGCCGCTAGCCGTTCTCCGCCTTTCTCCTCTTCTTCtggacaaagaagaaaaaaaacccAGTTCCTCCAGCAAAGACTTTTTCTGACGGCACCGTCGACTCCATCGCCACTGCAGCTCACGGCACCACTCTCGTCGTGTACTTGCATTTCTTTGCCAACATCATCCAGGTTCCTCAGCAAAAACTTTTTTCCTGTTAATTTATCAAATAATTTCTCACATTCTTTGTGCAACCTCTGCAAAATATTGAATTGCAAGATAATTTCTCATTCTCATGTTAAGAACGACATTATTAATACTGACACTCGTGAAGCCGGTTCATCTATTTAGCATCAGCAATTGCAATTGTATAATACAATTGCTCTATGTATTTGCCATATTTTCTCTCTCAAATAATTGGTATTGCAGTGATCGATTTTTGCCAGACAAAGCTATAGATCCTATTGATGAAGCTGGTTCACATGTTCAACTGCAACATGCACATTACAATGAGAATTAAATGGACCAACCTAGTGTTTGTAGAAAAAAGTCATTTAGAGAAGCCAATTGTTGTAATATTGGAAAATTAAATAAGAGTGAATGCTGCATAAATGTTTAACAAAGCTTTTGGTTGTACTTTGCAAGTTGTAATTGGATGTGGATCTCCCCTGTTTTCTTCCTTTGAGAAAATAGAGAGTTCTTTTATGAGTGAAACAATGTTTCAATACGAAACTGGTTGGCCCTTATAAACTGTTTTTTCTATCTTTGTAACAGCAATATCTACCAGCTGATCTACATTTGTTTGTCCAGTCTAGTTTATTGCAGTGAATAACTGTACACTGTAGTATAGTGGACTGAAAGTGGAGTAGGTGTATATccctttatttatattattttattttcttagtcCTGAATATGTTTCTTGATTTATTGATTATTCTGGAAAATAAGTAATGGCTACTCAGGCTGAACACATTTGGTTGAAACAACATATTTTTCATGTTATATGAAAATGTGAGCAGGTCTAGTAATCTTATATCATATTCTAACCCTCTATTATCATAACTTAATTTTATTTATCCTTTCAGAAACTCAAAACTCAAGGCAATTCCCAACTTGCTTAATGATCTCCAGATTATATACAAGCTGGAATTGAAAACAGAAGTCAAAGATGATATGCTAGATTCTTCAAAGGAAGAATCACAGGAAAATAGTGATGGTCACCAATCATCACAGGAAGTCTTGCCAGTATTTAATCAGGATCTAAATTGCCGTCCTTTGGATGAAAACACAACTGAGTTGATCGACAATAAGACAAATGTTGAAAGCTTACCAGGTTCACAGTCAGTCTTCTCTTAATCCAATAGTGATAGGCATAATTGTTTAGCATAATTCACTCGATATGGATAAAAGTTATAGTGCAGGAGATATGTTAGCCAGATGATCTCTGCTTGCCCAGCCTATGCTAAATCCTCCGTCTCATTTCTGAAGATTCCAACTGTAGAGTTAATCATCTCATTTGATTAGATGAATGGTTGCAGGTTTTGGAGCAAAGAAAAGAAGGGCTCAAAGCGACCACATAGCGAAAATTGCTTTACCAGATTTGGTCGAGTATTTTGATGTGCCAATTGTAGAAGCTTTAAGAAATCTGAATATTGGGCTTACAGTTCTCAAGAAAAAGTGCAGATGGTGAAGATGGCATGGTGATTAAGATGGATGGAGAGCTATGGCAATCTCTAGAGTCTTGTTTTGTTTCCATTATTCTTGCATTGTCGTCTGCAGATCAGGCAGAGGTTTTAACTGAATGGTTGGAAAATGAGTGTATTCAGGGACGGATCTAAGCAAGACAAtgagggggcacttgcccccacggtgtttttaatttttgttttaaagaatatagtaatatataatatgcccccattttaaattttaaatgaccccactacaaataaaataaattcaattagttaaagttttaaatttatttttttattattttaactattatttaatctaattaaatttaattattgtaCCGTCACTTCTTTATTCTCTTATAccctcttcttatttttatattttcaacattctttttctattccttgtctaatggtcatcttctcttcatcaaaaagtaaattttaaattctccaaTTATTTTATATAGCTCCCCATGACTCTAtatatctttcaatttcattatttctcttttgatattttcaattgcaatttttaattcaaacaattatagtttaggtattaatctaatattttattttttcgtgactttatatattttattttattctcgatTTATTCATCcttattacttattttttatcttttgttctatttttttaatcaaattagtccctggAAGATAAACtgttagtcaaattagtccttccgtcaattggatgatgacgtgtcatgttaagtgccacgtggcacgCCACGTGACAGGTCAGTGACCTTGAcatataaaaaagttttttattagtcaaaatagtccttgaaagtccagacgtaagtcattttcatctctcaaattttaaaattagtcaaactagtccttatataattttttatgatattaaatttataatattttttatactactaattttaatattattttttaaaccttaataaacaaaattctctttacataaaataatatatttttgccCCACTCCTAAAATTTTCTAGATCCGTCACTGAGTGTATTCGGTATCCGGACCTAACTGAGGCATTTGAAGTACGGTACTACAGGTCTAAAGTAGCTAAGAAAAGATTGTCATTGCTAAGGAATAATTATGCCATGACCAACTCCATTTGAAAATTTTACAGATTCGGTTTCTTTCTAATTAACTACTTAGAACTGCTTATCCAaaaatttctatcctagtcaagTCAAGGCATTTAGAAGAGAAtatgaactttttttttttcggCTTCTGAATGGAAAATTTGGTAGAATCCATCTAAATCTGATCATCTCCATTCACTACAACAGTCAATATAAATTATATTGTAAATTTTGTAAAACGTTGTTAGTTTTAACtataaaatgcagaaaatatATTATGAGATGATTGATTCAAAGAGTAAATAAAATCTCTATGCATGATGATAGTTGACTAGTCTCACTTGGTATGTTCTAATTACAATGAAGCCTCTTTATTTTCCAACAACTGCAGTACTTTATAGTATTGTTTATCTCTTTGCTTTTTCTCCGTTTATAAGTATACTCCCATAACCTCTTATTTTAAGTTAGATTGTTGTTCCTCTAATACAAAGTGTATTAGAAAAGAATCGTGGTTgacaatataaatatttattcttGTCTTTCAAGTAACTATTAATTTATCTCACAAGCAAACATATTGGATCTACTATGAAAACTGAATTGAAACCAGTCTTTCGGTCTTTCCTAGAGTTTCTTCAACCATCaatattagttattaaaatttaaaatttaaaatttaatataaaaatatttttgttggcaaaatataaaaaaaaaaacaaattttattAGTCATGTCATTACTCTTTTCTTATtgtgaagcaaaaaaaaaaaaatcttttcaaaatatttgTTGTAAAAACTATTACATAAAGTAATGTTGATTTAAATATGTCGTTCCATGAATTTTTGTATATTGTGAACTACAAAAGTTTTATTCCACATTTAATTATAACCACTCATagtcaacaaaaaaaattataatgacTCATGTATCTTTTTTAATTATAACTTCTCTTTTGTCATTACTATTTTGAGATAAGAGAACTGTTagttattttttaatcaaataatttaaaaaaataggattttatattttttttccttctccttttcttctttatttctcctcttcttttgttgttttttcttttttctttttttttgccctTACTTCTTGTTAGGGGTGGTAAAACGGATCGAGCCCGTTGGGCCGATCTgctaaacccgctaaaaaaggcgggtcgggctaggatttggagctcgccaaattaaaaaaatccgCCAAACCCATACCGCCAAATTGGCGGACGGGCCGGTTCGCCGGgctgaaaatttttatttttattttttttattaaataaaatagtgattactattataaaattaataattatagaatttttaaacactttttttttcattttttgtttttattgctattaaaaaaatactttttgaAAGACATAATTAGAATTtgacttaaaaaaaatatttgttcacCTTCAATTAGTATGGAAAATCACTCTTCCTCTTTAATAGATATATAAGAATTTCTCTTTACTTCAAGTTATATATATAAAGTTAACCATACtacatatatatattaaaatccaATCACTCATATGAACTACGAATATGAAAGATagaatatacattgaaaatgtaTGAAGTACATGTCACATACCCACActttccattagaaatttagattTTATGGAATCGGAAAATATATTTGTGTAAATATGAAAATTAATTATTCTTGAAGACTCAAACCCTAGCAAAGTCTTGAATAATTGTTTGCCATTTTGGATCCGTGGTCGAGTACTGCAAAAGTACAATCACTACATGGGAGGATGGGATTATGGGATTATGGGAACAAGCACGGTGGAGGTGTTTTCCAATAGGCTAGGGACATTTCAGTAATTTTATGTGATAATTGAAAATTGTTATATTGATGCCGTTTGATATTAGGAGCATCAAAAGTGTAGTGTTATATTTTTCGAAGAATAAAAATGATGAATAGATAAATATTCACTTTTATAAATAGTACTAGACATTTTTAAGAgaatatgttattttatttttattaattttttaaaataaattatgcaCACCATTCTTCATTTTCTTCACCCAAACATCTCCATCAtagaattatttttcttttttggtggtagaatttttttttttccacATTTCCCATTCGCCAATGATTATTCCTACTTGTTTAAACAGACTAGTGAGTTAACCATTAAACCAACCCAACTTAGCTAGAATTGTTCCCTTTTTTTATTCTGATCAAAAgtgtaattttaaaatcaagagGAATGTACGTAAACTTTTATTAGAAGCATATCTTGAGACTAGCAAGCCCAATGGATAATTAATTAGTACATAGTCCAATTCAGTCTAAGATCACAGACATAGTCCAGTCCAATACATCTCCAAATGAAAAAGTTCCCATATTTCAAATTTTGGTTcctcataaaaaataaaacaattgagTACCAAAAAACAAAACACTTGTAGAGACGCACTACAAAATTTTCCAAGAGAGCAGCGGCATCACCCTAGATCCccccaaaagaaaaagaagaaaaaaaagaaaagaaaagataaaggaGCAGTGGCAACAACGTCAATCAAAATATTTCATCTATCTGCCTTGGTAGCACTCACctttttatttattagttattgGCTATT from Arachis ipaensis cultivar K30076 chromosome B02, Araip1.1, whole genome shotgun sequence harbors:
- the LOC110269293 gene encoding protein RKD5-like, coding for MESFMGDQYLPADLHLNSKLKAIPNLLNDLQIIYKLELKTEVKDDMLDSSKEESQENSDGHQSSQEVLPVFNQDLNCRPLDENTTELIDNKTNVESLPGFGAKKRRAQSDHIAKIALPDLVEYFDVPIVEALRNLNIGLTVLKKKCRW